One Chromatiaceae bacterium DNA segment encodes these proteins:
- a CDS encoding DedA family protein, with amino-acid sequence MSIEAEIASSLTTNITSVQPILDRYGLWALFVSCLVEGFGIPLPGETLLIACALSAASGNLDLASVLTVAWVGTQLGDIIGFLIGGWGLKRLLRSGAVQDQKLRKAEALFSRWGIGLLMVGRFLDGIRQTSNMAAGVLEMPWWRFLLGTLVGTSLWVGTFGLGAYLLEEDFHAIVAFLEPLGPYGLAITAILLLGLIFYLIRRGRPQGAGKS; translated from the coding sequence ATGAGTATCGAAGCCGAAATTGCCTCCTCCCTGACGACCAATATCACCAGCGTCCAGCCGATTCTGGACCGCTACGGGCTGTGGGCCCTGTTCGTCAGTTGCTTGGTGGAGGGCTTTGGTATTCCGCTCCCGGGCGAGACCCTGCTGATTGCCTGCGCCCTGAGTGCCGCGTCTGGCAACCTGGATCTCGCCAGCGTGCTCACGGTGGCCTGGGTGGGAACCCAACTGGGGGACATCATTGGCTTCCTCATTGGGGGGTGGGGCCTCAAGCGGTTGCTCAGGTCGGGGGCGGTTCAGGATCAGAAATTACGCAAGGCGGAGGCCCTCTTTTCCCGCTGGGGCATTGGCCTCCTCATGGTCGGCCGTTTCCTGGATGGTATTCGCCAAACCAGTAACATGGCCGCCGGTGTCCTGGAGATGCCCTGGTGGCGTTTTCTGCTCGGCACCCTGGTTGGCACTAGCCTGTGGGTGGGCACCTTCGGTCTGGGCGCCTATCTGCTGGAAGAGGATTTCCATGCCATTGTCGCCTTCCTGGAGCCCCTCGGGCCCTATGGACTGGCGATAACCGCCATCCTCCTGCTTGGCCTGATCTTCTATCTGATCAGGCGTGGGCGGCCGCAAGGGGCGGGGAAGTCATGA